ACTGCCAATTACCCCCCAGAAGCCCGATGCATTAGCCGAAACTGAACCTGAAATTGGGAACCAACCTAATGTGAAGCCGAATAGCCAAATAGCTAAAATGTAAAAGACAAACGGCGGCACCGCATAGGTAACATAGTTAAAGATTTCAACTGCTTGGTCTTGCCATTCATCTTGATGACGGCCAGCGGTAATTCCCATTGGAATTGAAATTGCATAAGTAATAATCGTTGATAATAATGACAACCAGAAGGTATTAACCGCACGGTCAGCAATTAAAGAAACAACCGGCACGTGTTGGATATAACTCGTACCAAGATCGCCCCGGAACAAGTTACCAACCCAACGACCATATTGAACTGGAATTGGATCATTCAAACCCGCTGCCTGCTTTAAAGCAGCTAACTGCTTGGGATCGGTGTTGGGGTTAATTTGGCCACTAAATGGGTCACCAGGCATCATTTTAGCCAAAACAAAGACTAAAAAACTCAAGATAATAATTTGCGGAATCATAACCAAAAAACGTCTAAGAATTGTTTTCCACATTTTTAGTCACTCTCCTTTTCTTGATTTACTTGTTCTGGCGGCAAGGCAACAAAATGCTTGCCAGATACATGTTGTAATGGATAAACACGACCGTCTTTATCGTACCAAGCACTCTGGTCATTTTGAAATTCTTGTTCAACCCGATTACGTTCCTTCTTGTGTTCCTCACGGTGTTCAACATCAACCTTAGGAATTGCAGAAAGCAGCCGCTTGGTATAAATATGAATTGGATTATTATAAATATCCTCACGGGTACCAATTTCAACTAAACGACCACGGTGCATGATTGCCAAGTTCTCAGACATGTGCTTAACAACACCCAAGTCGTGTGAAATAAACAGATATGCAATATTATATTGCTGCTGAATATGCTTCATGAAGTTTAAAACCTGAGCCTGAACCGACAAGTCCAAAGCGCTGGTAGGTTCATCTGCTACAATCAGCCTTGGATTTGTCGCTACCGCACGGGCAACCCCAATTCTCTGTCTTTGACCACCGGAAAATTCATGCGGATATTTATAAATCGCATCACTAGGCATCCCAACAATATCAAGCAGTTCCTGCACACGGTCACGTTCTTGATCAGTAGTTAAGTTTTCGAAGTTACGGATTGGTTCTGCAATAATATCTTCAATTCTTTTACGCGGGTTCAAACTAGACATTGAATCCTGGAAAATCATCTGAACATCTTTATTGTAGTTCAACTGACGTCTATTCTTAGCTTTAGTAATGTCAACGCCTTTATAAATAATCTGACCGCTAGTAACGGGTTCAACCCCAACAATTGCCTTACCAGTAGTTGATTTACCAGAACCAGATTCACCAATTAAGCCGTAAGTTTCACCCTCATTAATTGTAATGCTGATATCATCAACGGCACACACATAATCAGTAATTCTGTTCCAAAAGCCACTCCGAATTGGATAGTGAACTTTTAGGTTTTTTACTTGAATAATTTCTTTAGCCATAAATTACTCCCCACTTGCTGCAGCATCTTGATCTTGGAAGTGGAATGTCTTCCAGCATATACATCTGACCCAGTGTCCAGGTTCGACTTCATGCATAGTTGGATTTTCTTCGTGGTCACTCTCAGGAATCCACGGGATTCTCGGAGCAAACCGATCACCTGTTCTCGGCATATTTTGCAATGACGGAACAGTCCCTTGGATAACATGCAAATCTTCGCTTTCATCATCTGATTGCGGCATTGAGTTCAATAAAGAACGGGTATATGGGTGCAACGGATGACTAAAAATTGTTTTAACATCAGCCTTTTCAACAATCTGACCACCATACATTACGGCAACTTCATCAGCTGTTTCAGCAACAACGCCAAGGTCGTGCGTAATCAAAATAATTCCAGAATGTGATTGCTTTTGAATATCTTCGAGTAAATCCAGAATTTGCGCCTGAATCGTTACGTCAAGTGCAGTAGTCGGTTCGTCGGCAATGATGATTTCCGGCTTACATGCAACTGCCATTGCAATCACAACCCGTTGACGCAACCCACCTGATAATTCATGTGGGTACATTGAGTACATTTCCTCAGGTTTAGGCATCCCAACTTGATTAAATAACTCAATAACGCGTTCATGACGCGCTTTTTCGTTCATATCAGTATGATAATACAAAGTTTCAGCTACCTGATCGCCAACTCTCATTAACGGATTAAGGCTTGCCAATGGATCTTGGAAAATCATTCCAATCTTATTACCACGAATCTTGTTAAACAGAGCTTCGTTCAGACCCACTAAGTTCAATTCATTATAGAGAATATCACCAGTAACTTTTGTATTTTTATGGTCGTACAAGCCAATAATGCTTGCAGCAATTGTACTCTTACCACAACCAGACTCACCTACAACTGATAAAATTTCGTCACGCTTCAGAGTAATATTTATATCATCAGCAGCATCATAAAATTTCCCATGTAGACGGTATGCAGTATGCAAATGCTGGATATCTAGCAAGAGATCACTTTGTTTTTCCAAAGGTCATTTCCCCTCTCAATTTTTGCAAAAATTTATTAGAGATATTTAATAAATTTATTTAATTTCTAATTATATACATCAAGCTGGCTTCATGCAAATATCAAACTGAATTTTTAGAAATTAATTTTGGTGTGCAGCCACGTAACTAACGGCATCACCGACTGTTTTAATTTTTTCGGCATCTTCATCAGAAATCTCGGCGCCGAATTCATCTTCAAGCTGCAAAATGAACTCAACTAAATCGATGGAATCAGCGTCCAAGTCACTGGTAAAGTTAGTATCGTTAGTGATTTTGTCTTTATCTACTTCAAAATTTTCGGCTAAAATACTGCTAATTTTTGAAAAAATTTGTTCTTCTGTCATTATTTATTTCTCCTTATTGTTCTTAATTATACCTTAATTAATTATTCAGCAGCAGAAAATTCTGCTTTAAATTCATCAATAATTTTTTCTTCTAAAATTTTATCAATCTGCTTAAGCGTGAAATAGATAGCCCGCTCACCTGAACGCCCATGAGTCTTAACGACTGGTGCATTCACTCCAAGTAAGACGGCACCACCATATTTTGCCGTATCAAATTTTGAAATTAATCCCTTCAGCGCATTTTTAATCAATAATGCCCCAATTTTTGCTTTCAGGCCAGTATTTAAGAGGCTGTCTTTAAGCAAATGAATTAAAACGCTGGAAGTACCTTCGATATTTTTTAAGACGGCATTGCCGGTAAAACCATCGGTAGCAACGACATCGGCATTGCCTTCAAGTAATTCATTACCCTCAATGTTACCAACAAAATTCAGCTTGCTATCAAGAAGTAGCTGGTATGCAGCCTGATGAACGTCGTCACCCTTGTCGCTTTCAGCGCCATTATTTAAGAGGGCAACACGAGGATTATTAATTCCGCGAACCTTTTCGGCATAATAAGCAGCCATCTTGGCCCATGCCAAAATATATTCGGGCTTACTCTTAGCATTGGCACCAACATCAATCATGTTAAAGCCATCGTCAGAATTTTTCACTGGCAGAGTTGGCATTAAGCCTGGCCGCGCAATACCTTTAATCCGACCAATGATGAAAATTCCGCAAGATAACAGTGCTCCAGTGTTACCCAATGATAGCAAGGCATCAGCCTTGCCCTCTTTAACAAAACGTGCAGCCACTACCAGTGAAGAGTCCTTTTTACTGCGAATTGCCTTAACTGGTTCATCTTCATCTTTGATAATTTCAGTTGTCGCAACAACTTCAACGCGATCTTTATCAGAGCCAACTAATTTATTAATCTTTTTTGCATCACCAAACAAAATAAATTTTGTTTGGGTTAGCTCTGCTTTGGCCTGTAAAACGGCCTTAACGATTGCTTCGGGTGCGTTTTCGCCGCCCATCGCATCTATTGCAATTGTTCTCATTTATTTACCACAATCTTTTCTACGTTCTCTCTTGTTGCAGCTGCTTGTAATCCAGCACCTGTTTTAAAGTCTGATGAGCAGCTGCGGTCAATTCCGGATCTTGCTCAATTAAGGCTTTGGCCACATTTTGCGCTACAACCAGAGTTTCATAATTATTAACGACATTGCCAACCTGAAATTCAGGTAGTCCTGATTGAGCCTTGCCAAACAAGTCGCCTTCGCCCCGCATTTTTAAATCTTCCTCAGCCAGTTTAAAACCGTCAGTTGTTGAAGAAATAATCTGCATCCGAGCTTTTCCCGCGTCAGTTTTAGGGTCAGCCATGAAGACACAGTAACTCTGCGTTTTGCCTCGACCAATTCGACCACGCAGCTGGTGCAACTGACTAATACCAAAGCGATCGGCATTATAAATAACCATCATATTGGCGTTAGCAACATCGACACCAACTTCAATTACACTTGTTGCAACCAAAATATTGATTTTACCAGCCGCAAATTCAGTCATAATTTCATCTTTTTTGGCACCCGGCATCTGACCATGCAACAATACAACCTTTTGGTTAGGAAAGTCATGACTTAATTTAGCATGTAGCTGCTCTGCGTTTTTTAAGTCGACTGCCTCGGACTCAGTAATCAGCGGCGTAACCGCATAAATTTGGAAGCCCTGCTCAAGCTGCTGACGCATCAACTGGTAAACTTCGTCCATTTGGCTGCTGGTTTTCCAAGCAGAAATAATCTGTTTTCGACCAGCTGGCAGGTGACGAATTTCCGATACCGTTGTTTCGCCATAAACCGTTAAGGCTAACGTGCGCGGAATCGGAGTTGCCGTCATTGCCAAAATGTCGGGACTGGGACCTTTATTAATCAAGGCTTGCCGCTGGCTAACACCAAAGCGGTGTTGCTCGTCAATAATTACCAAGCCTAATTTTTTGAAAATCACCTTGGATTGAATCAGGGCGTGTGTCCCAATTACAACATTAATTGTGCCATCAGTTAGTTCACGGTAAATTTCCCGCCGCTCCAGCGTTTTCGTTGTTCCCGTTAATAGGGCAACACGGACGCCAAGTGGTCTAAGCAGTTCATCGATTTTTTTAAAATGCTGCGTTGCCAAAATTTCGGTCGGCACCATCAAGGCTGCCTGAAAGCCCGCAGTTACCGCAGCAAAAATTGCATAAACGGCCACGACTGTCTTACCCGAACCGACATCCCCTTGAAGCAGTCTTTGCATTTGTCTTGAAGAATGTAAATCCACAAAAATTTCGTTAACCACTTGTTTTTGATCAGCCGAAAGCTCAAACGGCAGTGACGCAGTTAATTTGGCAACTTCTGTCAAATCATATTTTTTAGAAATTCCCTGATGCTTGGCATTGCCATGAGCAAGCTGCGCTAATTCCGTCTGAAAAATGAAAAATTCGCGAAAAATTGCACTTCTTTTAGCTAGTTCTGCCTCACGGCCATTTTGGGGGTGGTGCATTTTAACAACAATTTCTTGCTCGGACAATAAGCGGTATTTTTGCCTGATTGCTTCAGGAACCACGTCTTCAATCAGCGGTAAATAATCGGTTAACGCCAAATTAATTAGTGCAACCAATTTTTTTTGGCGCAAATAACGATTAACCGGATAAATCGGCGCCATCCCACTGTCGTGCTCCTTAGCAGCGACAAACTTGAAACCAGATAGACTTTGCCGAGCCACCGTATATTTGCCATAAACGGCCACTTCTTTGCCGATTTCGATCTTGTCCTTTAACCATGGCTGATTAAAAAAATTGACCATGACAATATCATGGTCAATCCGCATTTTAAAACTAAGCCGGCTCTTTTTATAACCAAAACGGCTAACAAAAGCTTCTGTAGCTACAATTCCTTTTAACATTACCTTCTGGCCATCCATGATCTGGTCAAGAGGCATTGTTTGCAGTTCATCATAGCGAAACGGAAAATAAAATAGTAAGTCATAGATACTATAAATGCCCAAACTACCTAAAGCAGCAGCTGTTTTAGTACCGACACCTTTTAAATCTGTTACCGGAGCAAATAATGCTTGTGTATTCATCTCTTATTCTACAGAAACCAAGAAGTTATAAACTGGTTGGCCACCATCATGAACTTCAAATTCAAGATCATCATGATTTGCCTTTAAGCCCGCCACTATTTGCTCAGCCTGCTTCTTATTGGAATCGCGACCAAACATGATTGTAATAATTTCTGAATCTTCATCCAGCATCTTTTCAACCATGTTAATCGTCGCTGTTACTAAGTCAGGATTATCTACCTCGATGTCGCCATCAATAATTCCCAGGTAGTCATTAGCATGGACTTCAACGTCATTAATTGTTGTATCACGGTTGGCTTGCGTCACTTCACCTGAAATAACGGTGTCAAGATCTTCGGTCATGCTGTCAACATTTTCTTCAACTGATAAGTCAGGATCAAAGGAAAGCATTGCCGTTAAACCTTGTGAAATAGTCTTAGTAGGTACAATACCAACAGGAATATCACTGACTTCAGCGGCCTGCTTAGCAGCCATCACGATGTTGCCGTTATTTGGCAGCACAATTGCCTTTTGCGCACCAGATTTTTTAATAGCGTCAATAATATCTTGAGTTGATGGGTTCATCGTTTGACCACCAGAAATAATGCGGTTAACGCCTTCGCTTTCAAATAACTTGCGAATACCATTACCAGAAGCCACAGCGATTACCGCAAAATCAACGCTTTCTTGTTGTTCATCACTATCATTAACAATCGTTTCGTGTTGAATCCGCATGTTATCAATCTTGATTTTGCCTAATTGACCAAACTGACTGCCGTATAAGAAAACATCACCAGGGTGTTCAGTATGAACGTGAACCTTAGCAACCTCATCATCGGAAACAGCTAATAACGAGTCTCCAAGCTCAGACAAGTGATTTCTGAATTCTTCCAGATTAAACGGCTTTTTATTTGGAATATCAGCAGTCAAATCAACCATGATTTCAGTACAGTAACCATTTTTAATATCTTGCGTTGACAATTGTGTTTGCACTGATTGGTGGTGCATGGCGTTAATCATTTCATCCATTTCGCCTTCATCTGGTTGGTAGCGATCGGCGAAATTTTCGCCTAAAATACCTTCCAAAAAGCCTTCATAAATAAAGAGTAATCCTTGACCACCAGAGTCAACAACGCCAACTTGCTTCAAAACTGGCAACAGATCGGGGGTCGTCTTCAAAGACTTCTTGGCACCATTGACAATTGCTTCCATGACTTCCTCAACGTCATCAGTTTCGT
The sequence above is a segment of the Lactobacillus sp. ESL0677 genome. Coding sequences within it:
- the opp4B gene encoding oligopeptide ABC transporter permease, which translates into the protein MWKTILRRFLVMIPQIIILSFLVFVLAKMMPGDPFSGQINPNTDPKQLAALKQAAGLNDPIPVQYGRWVGNLFRGDLGTSYIQHVPVVSLIADRAVNTFWLSLLSTIITYAISIPMGITAGRHQDEWQDQAVEIFNYVTYAVPPFVFYILAIWLFGFTLGWFPISGSVSANASGFWGVIGSQFYHMLLPAILTALVTTTGIVQYLRTGIVDNKVEDYVRTAHSKGVPENVVFNKHILRNSLLPIASNFGTVITGLLSGSMIIESVFSYPGMGKLFLDSISQRDYTTLTALILIFGILTLLGNLLSDIIMSIVDPRIRIK
- a CDS encoding ATP-binding cassette domain-containing protein, whose protein sequence is MAKEIIQVKNLKVHYPIRSGFWNRITDYVCAVDDISITINEGETYGLIGESGSGKSTTGKAIVGVEPVTSGQIIYKGVDITKAKNRRQLNYNKDVQMIFQDSMSSLNPRKRIEDIIAEPIRNFENLTTDQERDRVQELLDIVGMPSDAIYKYPHEFSGGQRQRIGVARAVATNPRLIVADEPTSALDLSVQAQVLNFMKHIQQQYNIAYLFISHDLGVVKHMSENLAIMHRGRLVEIGTREDIYNNPIHIYTKRLLSAIPKVDVEHREEHKKERNRVEQEFQNDQSAWYDKDGRVYPLQHVSGKHFVALPPEQVNQEKESD
- a CDS encoding ABC transporter ATP-binding protein → MEKQSDLLLDIQHLHTAYRLHGKFYDAADDINITLKRDEILSVVGESGCGKSTIAASIIGLYDHKNTKVTGDILYNELNLVGLNEALFNKIRGNKIGMIFQDPLASLNPLMRVGDQVAETLYYHTDMNEKARHERVIELFNQVGMPKPEEMYSMYPHELSGGLRQRVVIAMAVACKPEIIIADEPTTALDVTIQAQILDLLEDIQKQSHSGIILITHDLGVVAETADEVAVMYGGQIVEKADVKTIFSHPLHPYTRSLLNSMPQSDDESEDLHVIQGTVPSLQNMPRTGDRFAPRIPWIPESDHEENPTMHEVEPGHWVRCICWKTFHFQDQDAAASGE
- the acpP gene encoding acyl carrier protein — its product is MTEEQIFSKISSILAENFEVDKDKITNDTNFTSDLDADSIDLVEFILQLEDEFGAEISDEDAEKIKTVGDAVSYVAAHQN
- the plsX gene encoding phosphate acyltransferase PlsX; protein product: MRTIAIDAMGGENAPEAIVKAVLQAKAELTQTKFILFGDAKKINKLVGSDKDRVEVVATTEIIKDEDEPVKAIRSKKDSSLVVAARFVKEGKADALLSLGNTGALLSCGIFIIGRIKGIARPGLMPTLPVKNSDDGFNMIDVGANAKSKPEYILAWAKMAAYYAEKVRGINNPRVALLNNGAESDKGDDVHQAAYQLLLDSKLNFVGNIEGNELLEGNADVVATDGFTGNAVLKNIEGTSSVLIHLLKDSLLNTGLKAKIGALLIKNALKGLISKFDTAKYGGAVLLGVNAPVVKTHGRSGERAIYFTLKQIDKILEEKIIDEFKAEFSAAE
- the recG gene encoding ATP-dependent DNA helicase RecG; the encoded protein is MNTQALFAPVTDLKGVGTKTAAALGSLGIYSIYDLLFYFPFRYDELQTMPLDQIMDGQKVMLKGIVATEAFVSRFGYKKSRLSFKMRIDHDIVMVNFFNQPWLKDKIEIGKEVAVYGKYTVARQSLSGFKFVAAKEHDSGMAPIYPVNRYLRQKKLVALINLALTDYLPLIEDVVPEAIRQKYRLLSEQEIVVKMHHPQNGREAELAKRSAIFREFFIFQTELAQLAHGNAKHQGISKKYDLTEVAKLTASLPFELSADQKQVVNEIFVDLHSSRQMQRLLQGDVGSGKTVVAVYAIFAAVTAGFQAALMVPTEILATQHFKKIDELLRPLGVRVALLTGTTKTLERREIYRELTDGTINVVIGTHALIQSKVIFKKLGLVIIDEQHRFGVSQRQALINKGPSPDILAMTATPIPRTLALTVYGETTVSEIRHLPAGRKQIISAWKTSSQMDEVYQLMRQQLEQGFQIYAVTPLITESEAVDLKNAEQLHAKLSHDFPNQKVVLLHGQMPGAKKDEIMTEFAAGKINILVATSVIEVGVDVANANMMVIYNADRFGISQLHQLRGRIGRGKTQSYCVFMADPKTDAGKARMQIISSTTDGFKLAEEDLKMRGEGDLFGKAQSGLPEFQVGNVVNNYETLVVAQNVAKALIEQDPELTAAAHQTLKQVLDYKQLQQERT
- a CDS encoding DAK2 domain-containing protein, producing MVLKEIDSNKFRDMVRVATHRMGRNAEFVNSLNVFPVPDGDTGTNMNLTIESGAKAVAQNTSTSVGDLTESLAKGMLMGARGNSGVISSQLFRGIYKATQGMKTLNAQELANAFSNGVATAYKAVMKPVEGTILTVARVAAQEGANKANETDDVEEVMEAIVNGAKKSLKTTPDLLPVLKQVGVVDSGGQGLLFIYEGFLEGILGENFADRYQPDEGEMDEMINAMHHQSVQTQLSTQDIKNGYCTEIMVDLTADIPNKKPFNLEEFRNHLSELGDSLLAVSDDEVAKVHVHTEHPGDVFLYGSQFGQLGKIKIDNMRIQHETIVNDSDEQQESVDFAVIAVASGNGIRKLFESEGVNRIISGGQTMNPSTQDIIDAIKKSGAQKAIVLPNNGNIVMAAKQAAEVSDIPVGIVPTKTISQGLTAMLSFDPDLSVEENVDSMTEDLDTVISGEVTQANRDTTINDVEVHANDYLGIIDGDIEVDNPDLVTATINMVEKMLDEDSEIITIMFGRDSNKKQAEQIVAGLKANHDDLEFEVHDGGQPVYNFLVSVE